One genomic segment of Triplophysa rosa unplaced genomic scaffold, Trosa_1v2 scaffold88_ERROPOS1393935, whole genome shotgun sequence includes these proteins:
- the magt1 gene encoding magnesium transporter protein 1, translating to MFSKLLLVVFFAVILQNAPSNGQKKKETLLSEKVTQMMEWTSKRAVIRLNGEKFRRLIRAPPRNYSVIIMFTALQPQRQCAVCRQADEEYQILANSWRYSSAFTNKIFFATVDFDEGSDVFQMLNMNSAPTFINFPAKGKPKRADTYELQVRGFAAEQLARWVADRTDVQIRVIRPPNYAGPLMLGLLLAVIGSLAYLRRNNLEFLFNKNVWAFSALCFVLIMTSGQMWNHIRGPPYAHKNPNTGQVSYVHGSSQAQFVAETHIVLLFNGAVTLGMVLLHEAATTDLDVGKRKIMCVAGIGLVVLFFSWLLSVFKAKYHGYPYSFLFS from the exons ATGTTTTCTAAACTTTTATTAGTTGTTTTCTTCGCTGTTATTTTGCAAAATGCGCCATCAAATGGGCAGAAAAAGAAGGAG ACTCTGCTGTCAGAGAAGGTCACTCAGATGATGGAGTGGACCAGTAAGCGTGCGGTCATCAGACTGAATGGAGAGAAGTTCAGGAGGTTAATCAGAGCTCCTCCGCGAAACTACTCTGTGATCATCATGTTCACGGCCCTGCAGCCGCAGAGACAGTGTGCAGTCTGTCG ACAGGCAGATGAAGAGTACCAGATCCTTGCCAACTCTTGGCGATATTCAAGTGCATTTACTAACAAGATTTTCTTTGCCACTGTGGATTTCGATGAAGGTTCAGATGTTTTTCAGATG CTCAACATGAACTCGGCTCCAACATTCATCAACTTCCCAGCCAAAGGTAAACCCAAGCGAGCGGACACGTACGAGCTGCAGGTTCGGGGTTTTGCGGCGGAGCAGCTGGCTCGATGGGTGGCGGACAGAACAGATGTTCAA ATCCGGGTGATCAGACCTCCTAACTACGCCGGGCCGCTGATGCTGGGATTGCTCCTGGCTGTCATCGGCAGTCTGGCTTACCTGCGGCGGAATAACCTGGAGTTTCTGTTTAACAAGAACGTCTGGGCTTTCTCTGCTCTG tgttttgttttgatcatGACATCGGGCCAAATGTGGAACCACATTCGCGGGCCGCCGTACGCTCACAAGAACCCAAACACAGGTCAAGTG AGTTACGTCCACGGCAGCAGTCAGGCTCAGTTTGTGGCAGAAACGCACATCGTTCTTCTCTTCA ATGGGGCCGTGACTTTAGGGATGGTGCTGCTTCACGAGGCCGCCACCACTGACCTGGACGTCGGCAAGAGGAAAA TTATGTGTGTGGCAGGAATCGGTCTAGTGGTGCTGTTTTTCAGCTGGCTGCTGTCAGTCTTTAAGGCCAAATATCACGGATATCCGTACAG